AGATGACGACATGGTCACCGGGAGCAAATTGCGTGACGCCTGGGCCCACTTGTTCGATAACGCCCGCTCCTTCATGTCCCAAGGCGATGGGTAGGGGCGTCTGAATGTGTTGGGCGCGAACACCGAGATCGGTATGACAGACACCGGTCGCGACAATTCGGACACGCACCTCGTTGGCTTGGGGTTCTTGTAGGTTTACCGCCTCGAAACGGATGGCGCCGTCTTTCTCATTAACAATGGCTGCTCTGATTTCCATCGTCAACGTCTCCTTTCAAATCTCTTGCTTTGAAGTTAAATTTACGACATGTTAAAAATAGAATAATAATTGCAAATTGTTACATTGCTGTGCTATAAGACTGGTATACCACATTCCAGTTGAAACTGACAATATATATAATAGATTTACTATAAAGGGTGAAATGTCCAAAAAGGGGTAGAGTCAAATGGAGGGTAATAAACTCACGAAAATCGAGAAGTTCTCGTCCTATAGAGATAAAGTTTATGCGCAGATTAAACAACTCATCCTGCAAAACACGCTTAAGCCGGGTGATAGTTTGCTAGAACGAGATATCGCCGAGCAACTTGGTGTGAGCAGGACACCAGTCCGAGAAGCGCTCAAACTTTTGGAGCACGAGGGATGGGTACACACAGTTCCGTGGAAAGGTGTGTTTGTGCGGGACCTTAGTGACGAAGAAGTGAAGGACATCATTGAACTTCGCATTGCGATTGAGACATACGTCATTCGTGAAATCACGAATTCCATACCCGACGAAGTAATTGATCGACTGAGTCAAGAATTGGAAAAATCAAGGACACTGAGTGAGCAGGGGGAGTATCAGAAAGCAGTCGAGATCGATCAGCGATTTCACTTTGTCCTCGCAGACATGTTACACAACAAAAAGATTGTATCTCTTCTCACAACCTTGCGAGATCAAATTATGTTCTTGGGGATGAGGGCCATGAGTGTTGAGGCACGGCCGGCGTTTATCTATCAGGAACACGCCGAAATTCTGGACGCTTTGCGCGCTCGCAATGCAGATTTGGCCATGGCAGCGATGGAGCGTCACTTGAAAAATATTTTAGGGACGATCATCTCTCGACAAATATGATAAATAACGATGATATATTTACAAATTGAAGAAGACTTTGGTATATAAGTGGCATACCACATTCCATATACACTATTTTGCAGTCGAACGGATAGCCTGGTCTATGGTGAAAGGTGGGGTGACATGGAAAATCTGCGGACATGTGCGTTCAATTTGAACTGAAATTTCTAAATATCTCTTCAGAAAAGCGATGAATGAGTACAGAAAGAGCATGAACACATGAGGTAAGAAGGGAGATAACTTCAGTGGCTAACTCTATGGGTGGTCAGAGCGGCGTTGAGACGCACGGGATTGACCACATCCAAGAAGAAGACAGGCATGGCAGTCCAAGGAGCCTGTTCACTATCTGGTCTTCCACTAATCTGACTGTGGCAGCTTTCACAACAGGCGGTCTATCGATTCAGTTGGGTTTGGGGTTGTGGAGCTCGTTTGTTGCAATGATTATAGGGATTGCCCTTGGAGCCGTTCTGATAGCCGTAATGTCCCGAACGGGCTGGGAATTAGGCATCCCACAAATGCTTATGACAAGACCGACTTTCGGCCGGATCGGAGCCATTTTACCGGTCGTCATTGTCTGGGTTAACTTCCTTGGGTGGTTCACGATTCTCGATGTCTTGGGTGCACAGGCGTTGCACGCTGGTTTCGGACTGTCCATGGCGGCAGGAATCATTATTCTGGCGGCCATTACCGTGTTTCTAGGCGTATACGGTAACACGCTTGTACAAGCTGCTGAAAAATGGATCGCAATTCTGGGCGGAATTATTTTCATAGTAGTCGCTATTTTAGCAATTCCACACGTTAATTGGTCCTACGCAGGAGACCCAAAAGTAACCGGTTCTAACTGGTGGGGGGCAATCGTCATGGTTGCTGCTGTTGCATTTTCCTACGCCGGACCGGGATACACTCCATATGCGTCGGACTATACTCGATATCTACCACGTAGTACGAAATTTCGATCCATCTTCGGAGCCACGTTTTGGGGGATGACCATCTCCTGTACGTTTATCTTTTGCCTCGGAGCAGCCGTTCTGACGACCAATCCTACCGGGGACCCAATGCAATTAATCGTCCAGTTGACAGGGCCATTTTCAAAACCTGCACTGTGTGCTATGGCGCTTGGGACAATTGGAGCGGGTGCCATGAATATATATAGTGGTGGGTTAACGGCTCTTGTCTCGGGCATTAAAGTCAATCGATGGGTTTCAGCCCTTGCCATTGGTGTCGTTGGTACGTTGGTCGCAGTCTGGGCCCAAGCACAGATTGAGGTAAAATACGAAAACTATTTGATGCTTGTGCTCTACACGATCCCGCCGATGGACGCAATTTTCATCATGGACTTCTTCTTTATTCGTAAGCGCCGCTACACGATTACGGATTTTTACAACAACGGTTTCCCTGCGTTTCATTTCGCTGGTTGGGTTTCGTATTTGGTCGGGATCATTATTTCCATACCATTTATGTCTTCCGCACTGTACACCGGTCCAATCGCGAAGTATTTCCATGGCGCGGACATCAGTTATGTCATCAGTATCGTGGTAACAGGTGGGCTCTATTTCCTACTGAAGCGGAAAAGCTTGGTCACCGTACCGGACCTCGACCCACCGTCCACCGAAGGCGCCTTACCGATGTGATCTTTTGCTAAGCCGAACAGCTGACGTGCGTTGTTTGAAAACGAAAAGGAAGACCAAATCATGAAAAATGATGAGCGAGATCGTAAAGTGTCAGCATCGAAGTCTGTACTCATTGTCATCGGGATTATTCTTGTTGCCTTTAATTTGAGGCCGTCCCTAACGGCCGTTGGGCCATTGGTAAGCTCGATTTGCGCCGACTTGGGAATATCAAACGGATTGGCGGGACTTATCACGACATTGCCGCTGATGGCGTTTGCGGTGTTGTCCCCCCTGGCACCCAAGATAGGTCAAAGAGTCAGCAACGAAGTAACCATATTGTTGGGCTTACTTGTTTTGCTACTCGGTATTCTCATACGATCCGCAGGTCTCATTTCGACGATGTTCATCGGTACCGCTTGCGTGGGTTTGGGTATCGCCATCTGTAATGTTCTGTTACCGGGCATAGTGAAGCAAAGATTTCCTAACAAAGTGGGGCTCATGACCAGTCTTTACTCCACATCAATGAGTGTGGTAGCGGCGTTTGCGTCGGGTGTGAGTATTCCGCTTGCTCGCGGTCTTGGATTGGGATGGCAAAAAGCGCTCCTCGTGTGGGGCACGCTCGCGGTCGTGGCCGCTTTGTGTTGGATACCTCAGTTATTAAATCGTCGTAAACTTGAGGATCACCGACAGAGCCACATGTCGCATGGTTCCCTGTGGCGTTCAACCATTGCATGGCAGGTTACCTGCTTCATGGGATTACAGTCGTTTTTGTTTTATTGCACAATCGCATGGCTGCCGGATATCCTCACCCACGGTGGGTTTAGTGATTCCACGGCAGGATGGCTGCTGTTTCTTGTACAACTTGCGGGTCTTCCCGCAACCTTTGTGACGCCCACTCTTGCTGGGCGTCTGACCGACCAACGGCTCATCGTTGTCGTACTTGGGATTCTCTACTTTGGTGGGATGCTTGGAATTTTGTTTGGCGGGTCTATTGGGATGGTTTCGCTATACACCGTACTGGTTGGACTGGGGCAAGGTTCGACTATCAGCCTGGCACTCGCCTTTTTAGGGCTGCGAACCGCGAGTGCCAAGCAAGCTGCTGAACTGTCCGGAATGGCACAGTCTATTGGATATGTTCTCGCGGCAATAGGTCCTGTACTGATTGGGGTACTCTACGACTCCATTCATTCCTGGACCGTTCCCATCGTGATATTGCTTGTTGTCATCGTATTGATGTTCCTTGCCGGACTCGGGGCTGGATGCAATAAGTACGTACTTGCTGGCGAGCACACACCGGTTGTCGGAAAAGATCAGGATTCTCGATATTAAGAGAAGACTGACGCGAAAAGAAATGGGGACCTACAAGAATGAACAGTTCAAAACATGGGGTTCGGTTATCAACCAAAGTATTATGCTTCGTGCTGGCCTTTTTCGTCGTATTTCTCGGCACAGTGATCACGTCTATCTCCATGTCGTCCATGATGGGCACCAAAGTGGAGTCCATGAGCAACCGTGACATGAAGATCAGGTTGGTGACGGATCAACTGTATGCGTCCTTTTACCAGATTGACGACAACTTCGCGTATTTTATTGGTTTAGGACCCAATCCTGATAAAAAGCTAGCACAGGAAGTCGTTTCATCCATTGATGCAGGCAGGGCTAGCTATGATTCTTCCCTGAAACAAATGCAAGCATTGTATGCCTATTTAACGCCTCAAGAGAAATCACTTTTTAACAAAATGAATACGGATGCGAAACCGTATCTAACGCTGTACAAACAAGCCGAAAATGCGGATTTAACAAACTATCCGGTGGCCCATCGACTGGAATACGAACAAACCGATATTGCAAATTCCTTTTTCTCTGTTGTCGATGACTTGCAGTCGTTACAAAAGCTTGCAGATACGCAGTTGGGCCACGATACAAACGCAGTCATTAAATACGGTCATACTGAAACGACAATCAACATCATTCTGGCGGTCATTGGCTTCGTCATCGGTGTACTTACTGCATTTTACATTCGTCGCGCCACGAGACCACTTCAAGACGTGGCGGCAGGTGTCCTGAAAATCGCTGAGGGCGACTTTACGGGCGACAATATTCACATCAAGTCCAAAGATGAAATTGGACAACTAGCCAGGGCCACGAATTATATGAAAGACAACCTCGGAAAACTCATTATTCAAGTCACTGACACCTCACAGCAGGTTGCTGCAGCAGCGGAAGAACTTACGGCCAGTGCTGAAGAGACAAGTCGAGCCACCGAGCACGTCTCACGTGCAATTCAGGAAGTGGCTGTGGGGACGGATCGACAAGCAAAATCTACGGAGGAGAGCGAAAGTACCATTAAGGGCATGTCCTTGGGGATTCAGCGAATCGCCTCCAATACAGAAAGTGTCGTGGAAACCGCATCTCATTCGTCTGAGTTTGCGAGTCAAGGTGCCAGTGTCATAGAGCAAGTTCGGGGCCAAATGAACTCTATCAATGAAACGATTGGGTCTTTAGCGCAGACGATGTCGGAGCTTGATCAACATTCGCAAGCAATTGACCAGGTCGTTAGGGTGATCACAGAGATCGCAGCACAGACCAATCTGTTATCTCTGAATGCTGCCATTGAAGCTGCCCGAGCTGGTGAACATGGTCGCGGATTCGCTGTTGTCGCTTCTCAAGTGAGAAAGCTAGCGGAGGGATCTGCAGACTCGGCTCAAGAGATTGTCACGATGATCAAGTCCATTCAGACACAAACAAAAGAAGCTGTTCAGACAACTGAAGCAGCCAGTCAAGAAGTTGCCGTAGGCATTGAATCCATGAACACGGCTGGCAGTGCTTTTACGAAAATTCAGCAGTCTGTCGAGCATGTGGTTTCACAAATCCAGGATGTGTCGGCTACCATCCATGACCTATCAATGGGAAGTGAGCAAGTCGTGTCGAGCATCACGACCATTTCTGAAGTCGCGGCAGCCACTGCAGCTGGAACCCAGGAGGTTTCAGCCTCTAGTGAGGAGCAACTGGCATCACTCCAGGAAATCACGGCATCAGCGTCAACATTGTCGACTATGGCGGAAGAACTGCAAGGGCTGGTGGCGCAGTTTAGAGTGTAACAGCAGGTGTTAAGGGGACGGCCACTACACGCTCAGAATCAAGCTAACGGAATTGCGTCCGTTAAAGAAAACAAAGCACACTTAACGAACACGTTATTCGTTAAGTGTGCTTTTTGATACGGGATGCGCGAACTAACACCATGGAAGCACCAAAGCAATCACCACTGAGGGCGGTTACACGGTGAATCTAGAAACCGTCGTTTGGAGTATTTCCGCCATGCGTGCGAGTTCGGTAGCGGAGGCAGTGATTTCCTCCATCGATGCCAGTTGTTCCTCCGTAGCCGCCGCAACAGTCTGTGTTCCCGCTGCTGTTGTCGCCGCAACTTCTGCTATGTGGCGGATGGATCCGGCCACTTCATCGCTGCTTGCCGACATTTCTTCCACCGCGGCTGAAACTTCGTGGATCTGATCCGCAACGCTCGTTACTGATTCCCGAATGGAATTAAACGATTCGTCTGCCTGTCTGACCGCATCAATTCACCAGTTTTGCCACGGAACTGGCCAAGTCGCCAACAGTCGTATGAATGTGCTGCATTTGCTCGACAACGGAGTGGATCGAATGTTGCCCTTCCGATGCCGCATTGTACGCGTCAACCGCGGTTGTGGAAACGGACTGCGCACTGACGGAGATCTGCTGAATCCCGCCGGACATCTCCTGGACAACACCGGTGCTCCGTTGGACACTTTCAGCTTGCTTTTCCGATCCGGCCGCAACTTCTTGGATGGTCTCAGCGATACTCTGAGCCGATTGGCCGCTCTGGTCGGAACTTGCCATCAGTTCTTCAGCGGATGCTGCCACTTATTGGGACGTATTGCTGACGTCTTGAAGAATAGACCGCAGTGATCCGCGCATTTGATCAAAGCTCTCTCCGAGCTGGCCAAACTCATCTCGACTCTTGATTTGAATTTCTTCTGAGAACCCTTGAACGTGTACTTAACTTCCCCGCTATCTGAGGCGTACATGGCTTTAATTTGGGGAGATGTCTTGTCTACTGTACCGGGCTTGAGGACTGCAGAATAGAGGTACATATTGTCTCTATCCAGCATGAACACAGTCCCGGTGATAATTCAGAAATAACTGATAGAGTGTGAGCAAATGCCTGGACGCTGGGCATCACTCCACATGTTGGTTGCGGTATGGGTTCGATTCATACCAGTATTCAGGGTATAATACATAAATATAGTACATCCATACCATAGTTTGATAAGCTGACAAAGAAATTTGCACAATATAGATGAACGTCTTGTGAGGAAAGTGATGGTGGGCATGGACGACAGTCAGAGTGTAAGAAGGCTCATAGGAAGACCGGTTCCGACTAATCTCATTAGTCGGCATGGGGCGCTTGTACTTTCGAAAGGCCAGATACTCACACCAGCGCAAGCATTAAAGGCCGAAAGACATGCGATCACGTATATGAATGAACGGGATAGGTATGAGCATTTTTTACAAGACGTCACACATGAACTGCACGATGTTCTCCACTTCGTTCGTCGGCGTGAACAGCTTCCTCTCAAAGAGATCGAAGATAATATTAGTCCTCTCATCATGAAGCTTAGCCAAATCGAAAGTGTTACCTCTTTGTTGAACTTACTCCGGGCTCATGATGAATATACAGTCCGTCATAGTGTTGCTGTTGGCGTCCTTTCTACCCGCATTGGTCAACTGTGGGGGTTGGACGACACAGATTTGCAGGCCTTGATCGTCGCCGCAACTATGCATGATATAGGAAAGATAAAGGTCCCAGAGGAAGTAC
This is a stretch of genomic DNA from Alicyclobacillus dauci. It encodes these proteins:
- a CDS encoding GntR family transcriptional regulator encodes the protein MEGNKLTKIEKFSSYRDKVYAQIKQLILQNTLKPGDSLLERDIAEQLGVSRTPVREALKLLEHEGWVHTVPWKGVFVRDLSDEEVKDIIELRIAIETYVIREITNSIPDEVIDRLSQELEKSRTLSEQGEYQKAVEIDQRFHFVLADMLHNKKIVSLLTTLRDQIMFLGMRAMSVEARPAFIYQEHAEILDALRARNADLAMAAMERHLKNILGTIISRQI
- a CDS encoding purine-cytosine permease family protein, whose product is MANSMGGQSGVETHGIDHIQEEDRHGSPRSLFTIWSSTNLTVAAFTTGGLSIQLGLGLWSSFVAMIIGIALGAVLIAVMSRTGWELGIPQMLMTRPTFGRIGAILPVVIVWVNFLGWFTILDVLGAQALHAGFGLSMAAGIIILAAITVFLGVYGNTLVQAAEKWIAILGGIIFIVVAILAIPHVNWSYAGDPKVTGSNWWGAIVMVAAVAFSYAGPGYTPYASDYTRYLPRSTKFRSIFGATFWGMTISCTFIFCLGAAVLTTNPTGDPMQLIVQLTGPFSKPALCAMALGTIGAGAMNIYSGGLTALVSGIKVNRWVSALAIGVVGTLVAVWAQAQIEVKYENYLMLVLYTIPPMDAIFIMDFFFIRKRRYTITDFYNNGFPAFHFAGWVSYLVGIIISIPFMSSALYTGPIAKYFHGADISYVISIVVTGGLYFLLKRKSLVTVPDLDPPSTEGALPM
- a CDS encoding CynX/NimT family MFS transporter — translated: MKNDERDRKVSASKSVLIVIGIILVAFNLRPSLTAVGPLVSSICADLGISNGLAGLITTLPLMAFAVLSPLAPKIGQRVSNEVTILLGLLVLLLGILIRSAGLISTMFIGTACVGLGIAICNVLLPGIVKQRFPNKVGLMTSLYSTSMSVVAAFASGVSIPLARGLGLGWQKALLVWGTLAVVAALCWIPQLLNRRKLEDHRQSHMSHGSLWRSTIAWQVTCFMGLQSFLFYCTIAWLPDILTHGGFSDSTAGWLLFLVQLAGLPATFVTPTLAGRLTDQRLIVVVLGILYFGGMLGILFGGSIGMVSLYTVLVGLGQGSTISLALAFLGLRTASAKQAAELSGMAQSIGYVLAAIGPVLIGVLYDSIHSWTVPIVILLVVIVLMFLAGLGAGCNKYVLAGEHTPVVGKDQDSRY
- a CDS encoding methyl-accepting chemotaxis protein produces the protein MNSSKHGVRLSTKVLCFVLAFFVVFLGTVITSISMSSMMGTKVESMSNRDMKIRLVTDQLYASFYQIDDNFAYFIGLGPNPDKKLAQEVVSSIDAGRASYDSSLKQMQALYAYLTPQEKSLFNKMNTDAKPYLTLYKQAENADLTNYPVAHRLEYEQTDIANSFFSVVDDLQSLQKLADTQLGHDTNAVIKYGHTETTINIILAVIGFVIGVLTAFYIRRATRPLQDVAAGVLKIAEGDFTGDNIHIKSKDEIGQLARATNYMKDNLGKLIIQVTDTSQQVAAAAEELTASAEETSRATEHVSRAIQEVAVGTDRQAKSTEESESTIKGMSLGIQRIASNTESVVETASHSSEFASQGASVIEQVRGQMNSINETIGSLAQTMSELDQHSQAIDQVVRVITEIAAQTNLLSLNAAIEAARAGEHGRGFAVVASQVRKLAEGSADSAQEIVTMIKSIQTQTKEAVQTTEAASQEVAVGIESMNTAGSAFTKIQQSVEHVVSQIQDVSATIHDLSMGSEQVVSSITTISEVAAATAAGTQEVSASSEEQLASLQEITASASTLSTMAEELQGLVAQFRV
- a CDS encoding HAMP domain-containing protein, with product MQIKSRDEFGQLGESFDQMRGSLRSILQDVSNTSQ